The following proteins come from a genomic window of Panicum hallii strain FIL2 chromosome 8, PHallii_v3.1, whole genome shotgun sequence:
- the LOC112902984 gene encoding probable BOI-related E3 ubiquitin-protein ligase 3 — translation MAVQAQFGGLAGCLPPYAAAAADCLADEQVRALLAAAAGNKACQYTCAAGVVSGAQSELTCNGGGGGAALPSRKRGREDAFDQYVASSSAALLPIPGMQRAFVKQHSPLPAAAIASRVADSATASTSGRPAAASVADALAAELGQQGAEVDALVRAECERLRAGLEQARKRQCQALVRAAAAGAARALRAKEAELEAARRRAAELEERLRQAAAESQAWCGLARSNEAVAAGLRAALDTLLLRGAAPARPAEEEGFGDCGPGLAAAGADDAESCCFVEAEDAGAGADTSSPAAASRWACRGCGGAEASVLLLPCRHLCLCKACEPRADACPVCLAPKNAAIHVAAN, via the coding sequence ATGGCCGTGCAAGCTCAGTTCGGCGGCCTCGCCGGCTGCTTGCCGCCctacgcggcggcggcggcggattgcTTGGCCGACGAGCAGGTGCGCGCGCTCCTGGCAGCCGCCGCGGGCAACAAGGCGTGCCAGTACACCTGCGCGGCCGGCGTGGTCAGCGGCGCGCAGAGCGAGCTGACgtgcaacggcggcggcggcggggcggcgctgccgTCGCGGAAGCGCGGCAGGGAGGATGCGTTCGATCAGTACGTGGCGTCCTCGTCGGCGGCACTGCTGCCGATCCCGGGGATGCAGAGGGCGTTCGTCAAGCAGCACTCGCccttgccggcggcggcgatcgcgAGCCGGGTGGCGGATTCCGCGACGGCGTCGACGAgcgggcggccggccgccgcgTCGGTGGCGGACGcgctggcggcggagctgggCCAGCAGGGTGCGGAGGTGGACGCGCTGGTGCGCGCCGAGTGCGAGCGGCTGCGCGCCGGGCTGGAGCAGGCGCGGAAGCGCCAGTGCCAGGCGCTGGTGCGCGCCGctgcggcgggcgcggcgcgcgcgctgCGGGCGAAGGAGGCCGAGCTGgaggccgcgcgccgccgcgccgcggagCTCGAGGAGCGGCTCCGGCAGGCGGCCGCCGAGAGCCAGGCATGGTGCGGCCTGGCGCGCAGCAACGAGGCCGTCGCCGCGGGGCTCCGCGCCGCGCTCGACACCCTGCTcctccgcggcgccgcccccgcgcgtcCCGCCGAGGAGGAGGGCTTCGGCGACTGcggccccggcctcgccgccgcgggggcGGACGACGCGGAGTCCTGCTGCTTCGTCGAGGCTGAGGacgccggcgcgggcgcggacACGTCGTCCCCTGCGGCGGCGAGCAGGTGGGCGTGCAGGGGGTGCGGCGGTGCCGAGGCGTCGGTGCTTCTGCTGCCGTGCCGGCACCTGTGCCTGTGCAAGGCGTGCGAGCCGCGGGCGGACGCGTGCCCCGTCTGCCTGGCGCCCAAGAACGCGGCCATCCACGTCGCCGCCAACTGA